Proteins encoded within one genomic window of Microbacterium sp. LKL04:
- a CDS encoding ABC transporter ATP-binding protein → MTTLEFDSVTKIYHVRGAGQMKALDDVSFTLSSGQTIGLVGQSGSGKSTIAKILTQLETPTSGEVRLDGKPIPRRGKGLRDYRQQLRMVFQDPFASLNPYHSIRHHVERPLRLDNVVPKKEVEDEVRRLLDRVRLDPDSVIDRRPHELSGGQRQRVAIARALASRPRLLVADEPVSMLDVSIRMGVLNLLADLQREEGLGVLYITHDLATARHFSDEILVLNQGRVVESGTADDVILRPQNPYTQELRAASPDPESHFASAPGLPGGAR, encoded by the coding sequence CGTCACGAAGATCTACCACGTCCGCGGTGCGGGTCAGATGAAGGCCCTCGACGACGTGTCCTTCACCCTCTCGTCCGGCCAGACGATCGGCCTCGTCGGCCAGTCCGGCAGCGGCAAGTCCACGATCGCGAAGATCCTCACCCAGCTCGAGACGCCCACGAGCGGCGAGGTCCGCCTCGACGGGAAGCCCATCCCCCGCCGCGGCAAGGGCCTGCGGGACTACCGGCAGCAGCTCCGCATGGTGTTCCAGGACCCGTTCGCCTCCCTGAACCCGTACCACTCGATCCGCCATCACGTCGAGCGCCCTCTGCGCCTCGACAACGTCGTCCCGAAGAAGGAGGTCGAGGACGAGGTGCGCCGCCTCCTCGACCGCGTCCGGCTCGATCCGGACTCGGTCATCGACCGCCGACCTCACGAGCTCTCGGGCGGGCAGCGGCAGCGCGTCGCGATCGCCCGGGCCCTGGCATCCCGTCCTCGCCTCCTCGTCGCCGACGAACCGGTGTCGATGCTCGACGTCTCGATCCGCATGGGCGTCCTGAACCTCCTCGCCGACCTGCAGCGCGAGGAAGGGCTCGGGGTGCTCTACATCACCCACGACCTAGCCACCGCACGTCACTTCAGCGACGAGATCCTCGTGCTCAACCAGGGCAGGGTCGTCGAGAGCGGCACCGCCGACGACGTGATCCTGCGTCCCCAGAACCCGTACACGCAGGAGCTCCGCGCTGCGTCCCCCGACCCCGAGAGCCACTTCGCGTCGGCTCCGGGACTGCCCGGAGGTGCCCGATGA